Genomic DNA from Halobaculum sp. CBA1158:
GCGGTACGACCCCCCGGAACTTCCGCACCGCCACCGCGACAGCAACGCTACCGTCACCGCGACAGCAACGCTACCGCCACCGCGACAGCAACGCTACCGCCACCGCGACAGCAACGCTACCGCCACCGCGACAGCAACGCTACCGCCACCGCGACAGCAACGCTACCGCCACCGCGACAGCAACGCTACCGCCACCGCGACAGCAACGCTACCGTCACCGCGACAGCAACGCTACCGCCACCGCGACAGCAACGCTACCGCCACCGCGACAGCAACGCTACCGCCACCGCGACAGCAACGCTACCGCCACCGCGACAGCAACGCTACCGCCACCGCGACAGCAACGCTACCGCCACCGCGACAGCAACGCTACCGCCACCGCGACAGCAACGCTACCGCCACCGCGACAGCAACGCTACCGCCACCGCGACAGCAACGCTACCGCCACCGCGACAGCAACGCTACCGCCACCGCGACGGCGCGGCCACGTTCACGGGCCCGCCGCGGGCGAGGGGAGACGACCCGCGCTCGTAACCCATCCTTCATACTCCGTCCGCTCCGAGTGCCGCCAATGAGCACGGAGACGAGTCAGGCCGACATCTCCAGGCGGCGGGCGTGGGTGATGGCCGCGCGGCCTCAGACCATGCCGGCGGCGCTGGCTCCCGTCCTCGTCGGCACGGGGCTGGCCGTCCGCGACAGCGTGTTCGCGCCCCTGCCGGCGCTGGTGGCGCTGGTGGGCGCAGCGCTGATCCAGATCGGGACGAACTTCGCGAACGACTACTACGACGCCGAGCAAGGCGCTGACACCGAGGACCGCGAGGGATTCACCCGCGTCACGGCGGGCGGGCTCATCGAGCCCGCGGCGGTGAAGCGCGCGATGTGGCTCACGTTCCTCGCGGCCATCCTCGTGGGCGCGTACCTCGTCGCCGTCGCCGGGCTGCCGATCCTGATCGTCGGGCTCGTCTCGGTGGCGATGGGCGTCGCCTACACCGGCGGTCCGTACCCCCTCGCGTACCACGGCCTCGGCGACGTGTTCGTCTTCCTGTTCTTCGGGCTCGTCGCCGTCACGGGCACCTACTACGTGCAGGCGGCGGCGACGGTAGGGGTCGCGTTCGGCACGCTCGTTCCCGGTCCGGACCTCGTCCCGCTCGCGGCCGTCGTCGCCGCCCTTCCGGTGGCGGCCATCGCGACGGACATCCTCGTCGTCAACAACCTCCGCGACCGCGAGGAGGACGCCGCGACCGGCAAGAACACCCTCACGGTCCGCTTCGGCTACGGCTTCTCGCGGGCGCAGTTCGTCCTCCTGCTCGGGATGGCGTACGCGATCCCGCCGGTGTTCTTCGCGTCGACGGGCGATCCCACGGTCCTGCTCCCCCTCCTGACGCTCCCGCTTGCGGTGCCGCTGACGCGGACCGTCCTCACGGAGACCGCCGGCGACGCGCTGAACCCGGCGCTTGAACGGTGCGGAAAGCTCCACGCCGCGTTCGCGGCGCTGTTCGCCGTCGGACTGGCGCTGTGACGGTCCGCGCGCTCCGGGAGTTCGCGCTCGAACTCGCCGCGCCGCTGTCGACGGCCCGCGGCGACATCGAGCGACGCGAGGGGCTGCTCGTCCGGGTCGACCTCGCCGGCACGCCGGGTGTCGGCGAGGCCGCGCCGCTGCCGGGGTGGACCGAGTCGCTCGCCGACTGCCGGCGCGCCCTCGAACGCGCCCGCGACGAGGGGACCCCACCGGGCTCCGATTCGCCCGCCGCGCGCCACGCCGTCGCGCTCGCGTACCGCGACGCGTTCGCCCGCCGGCGCGGGGAGTCGCTCGCGGCGTCGCTGACGCGGGCGGGCGAGGACGACCGGGAGCCGGCGGCGTCGGTCCCGGTCAACGGCACCGTCGGCGACGCCGACCGCGACGAGGCGGTCGCCGCCGCCCGGGAGGCGGTGACGGCCGGCCACCGGTGCGTGAAACTGAAGGTCGGCGCGCGGTCGCTGGAGGCGGACCTCGCGCGGGTCCGGGCGGTCGCCGACGCCGTCGGGGCGGGAGCCGACGGGACCGATCCGGCCGCCGATCGTGATGGGACCGACGGGACCGACGGCACCGGCGGCGTCGCGCTCCGGGTCGACGCCAACGGCGCGTGGGACCGGCCGACCGCCCGGGAGGCGGTGTCGGCGCTGGCGGGCGTCGTCGAGTACGTCGAACAGCCGTTGCCCGCCGGCGACCTCGCGGGACACGCGTCCCTGCGGGGCGTCGGCGCGCCCGTCGCGCTCGACGAGTCGCTGACGCGCCACGGCGTCGGCGACGTGCTCGCGGCCGGTGCCGCCGACGCGGTCGTCCTGAAGCCGATGGCGCTCGGGGGACCGTCCCGGGCGCTCGCGGCGGGCCGGGCGGCGGCCCACGCCGGCGTCGCGCCCGTCGTCACCACCACCGTCGACGCCGCGGTCGCGCGAACCGCGGCCGTTCACGTCGCCGCCGCGCTCCCCCGCGGAGCCGCCCGCGCGCACGGCCTCGCCACCGGCGACCTGCTCGCGCTCGACCTCGCCGGCGACGACCCCGCCCCGGTCGCGGACGGTCGGATCGCCGTGCCGTCCGGGCCGGGTCTCGCCGGCGACGCGTTCGACGACCTGTTCGCGGACGGGACGTGAGCGCCGCCGGCCCGTCGCCCCTCGACGACCGCTCCCGCTCGACGACCGCTCCCGCTCGACGACCGCTCCCGCTCGACGACCGTTACCCCTCGGCGACCTCGATCACGCCCTTCATGCCGAGATTCTGGTGGGGCGTGCAGTAGTACCTCGTGACGCCGGAGTCGGTGAACTTCCGAGAGAACGTCGCTCCCTCGGAAGCGTAGTAGTCGCTCTCGAAGTCGCCGCCGTCGGCGACGACGTTGTGGCGGTTCCCCATGCCCGTCCACTCCCAGACGACCGTCGTGTCCGGAGAGACGCGGACCGCCGGCGGATCGAACGCGTAGCCGCTGCCGCCGGCCCCGACGACGACGGTCACCTCCTCGGCTCCCCTCTCGTCGGCGACGGAGCCGTCGAACCCCCGGGCGTCCGAGAGCCACCCGTCGTACGGTTCGGACTCGCCGTCTCCGTCGGCGTCCGTGTCGTCGCCGCCCGCACCGCCACCCCCGCCGCCGGAACAGCCCGCAAGCGCCGCGACCGTGGCGGCCGCGACTGCCGTGGTAACCCGTCGGCGCGTCGTCGCCCCGCCGGCGTCCGCCGGCGACTCGGTGGGATCGCTCATGTCGACACGAAGGGATGGGTGTGGTTTTACGGCACCGACTTCCGCGCCGGAACCGCGCCAGAACTACGCCGGAACCGCACCGGAACCGCGCCGGCGACTCGGCGAACCTACGTGAACGACCGGGAAAGACTTTAGCCGGGACCGGTCGACTCAACACCGTATGACGAACCTCGTCACGAACGTCGGTTCGACGGTAGAGGAACACCCCGAGGAGACGGCGGTGTCCTACGACGGCACGGACATCTCCTATCGGGAGCTGTGGGGCCAGACCGGGGCGTTCGCCGCCGGGCTGGCGGACGCGGGCGTGGCGACCGGCGGGCGCGTCGGGATCTACCTCCCGAACCTCCCGCAGTTCGTGATCGGCTTCCACGGGACGCTGCGGGCCGGAGGCGTCGTCGTCCCGATGAACCCCCAGTACAAGGCCCGCGAGATCGAGCACATGCTCACCGACTCGGAGGCGGAGGTGGTCGTCACCCTGCCGGACCTGGCCGAGCACGTCGCGGAGGTGCGCGAGGAGACGGACGTTCACACCGTCGTCACGATCGGCCAGGCGGTCGAGGGAACCGTCTCCTTCGAGGAGTTCTGCGGTCCGCCCGAGTACGACACCGTCGACCGCGCGGACGACGACGTGGCCTGCCAGCCGTACACCTCGGGGACGACCGGTACCCCGAAGGGCGTCCTGTTGACCCACGACAACCTCGCGTCGAACGCGGAGATGTCGGCCTCGCTCATGCCCGGCGGGATCACCACAGACGACAAGCAGCTGGGCGTGCTCCCGCTGTTCCACATCTACGGCATGACCGTCGTGATGAACGCGACGCTGTTCGACGGCGGGGGCTACTACCCGCTGCCCGCGTGGGACGCCCAGGAGGCGTTCGATCTGATCGAGACCGAGGAGCTGACGATCATGCACGGGGTGCCCGCGATGTACAACGACGCGATCAACCAGCCCGACGCCGCCGAGCGCGACCTCTCCAGCCTCCGGCTGTGCGGCGTCGGCGGCTCCGGCATCCCCGTCGAGGTGCTCCGGCGCTTCGAGGAGCTGTTCGACGCGACGGTCTACGAGGGGTACGGCCTCACCGAGACCAGCCCGGTGACGCACTTCAACACGCCCGAGAAGGGTCGCCGGGTCGGCTCGATCGGCAAGACGCTTCCCGGCGTCTCGTCGATGATCGTCGACGACGACTTCGAGGAGGTCGCACCGGTCGAGGAGGGACCGGTCGACGAGGAGGAGACGAGCCTTGACGACATCACCGGGGAGGTCGTCGTCAGCGGCCCGAACGTGATGAAGGGGTATCACGACCGCCCCGAGGCGAACGAGGAGGTCTTCACCGAACACGGCGGGAAGCGGTGGTTCCACACCGGCGACATCGGCTATCACGACGCGGACGGCTACTTCTACATCGTCGACCGCGAGAAGCACATGATCAACACCGCCGGGTACAACGTCTACCCGCGCGAGGTCGAGGAGTTGCTCTTCGAACACGAGGCCGTCGCCGACGCCGCCGTCGTCGGCATCCCGGACGACCGCCGGGGGGAGACTGTGAAGGCGTTCATCGTGCCCAAGCCGGGCGCGGACGTGACGCCCGACGAGATCAGGCAGTTCTGCCTCGACAACCTCGCGGAGTACAAACACCCCCGCGAGGTCGAGTTCGTCGAGGAGCTCCCGCGGACGACGACCGGAAAGGTCCAGAAGTTCGAGCTTCGGGGGGAGTAGCGGCCCACTCGAGGCTCGAGGCGCTCGCGTCGCCGCCGGCGACGTGACGGGGGAAACGGCCATACCCCGGGGCTCCGTTACACCGCCATGGCAGACGTAACGGAGTTCTCCGACGGCGTCGTGCGGCTCGAACGCGACGACGGCATCGCCCGGATCGTCCTCGCGGACCCCGACCGGCGCAACGCGCTGTCGACGGCGATGACCGACGGGATCGGGGCCGCCCTCGACCACCTGGAAGGCGGCGACGCCCGGTGTGTGGTGGTCGCGGGCGAGGGTCCCGCCTTCTGCGCCGGCGGCGACGTCGACTCGATGCTGGAGCGCCAGGAGTCGGACGCGCCGACCGACGACGCCGTCCGCCACATCGTCCAGGAGATCGGTCGGTGCGTGAAGCGCGTGTACGAGTGCGAGTTCCCGACGGTCGCGCGCATCGAGGGACCGGCTTTCGGCGCGGGCGCGAACCTCGCCGTCGCCTGCGACGTGACCGCGATGCACGAGGACGCCCGGATCGGCTTCGGCTTCCGAGAGGTCGGGCTCGCGGTCGACTCCGGTACCTCGTATCTCCTGCCGCGACTCGTCGGCGAGAACGTCGCCAAGGAGCTCGTGTACACCGGCGAGCTCCTGACGGCCGAGCGCGCCGAGGAGTTGGGCGTCGTGAACCACGCCGTCGCGGACGACGAGTTCGAGGGGCGGTTCTCGATGCTCGTCGACCGGATCGCCTCGGGGCCGACGGTCGCGCTCAGGACGTCCAAGCGACTCCTGCGCTCGGAGTTCGCGACGCTCGGGGAGGCGATCGAACACGAGGCGGGCGCGCAGGCGGCCGTCCTCGAGTCGGACGACCACGCGGAGGGGGTGGCGGCGTTCACCGAGGACCGGTCGCCGGCGTTCGAGGGGAGATAGACCGGAGCCGTCGCCGGTGTGGCCGGGCTGCCCGCGTCGCCGTCGGGGGCGTCACCCGCGGAGCGAAACGTAGAAGGGAGAACCCGAGAACCGTGGGTGCATGACCGAGTACACGGTGGAGTTCGTCGGCACCGGCGACGAGATCACGGTGTCGGACAAACAGACCATCCTGAACGCCTGCATCGAGGAGGGGATCGCCCAGGAGTACTCCTGCCGCGTCGGGATGTGTCTGGCCTGTACCGCCGAGATCGTCGAGGGCGAGGTGGCCCAACAGGCCGCCGTCGCCCGCGCGCTCACCGAGGAGGAGGCGGAGGACTACGCGCTCACCTGCATGGCGCGCGCGCAGTCGGACCTGAAGCTCGACCGCGGGAAGTACCCCCCGAGCATCGAGGACGAGGCCGCCGCGAGCGGCGACGCCACCGGGGCTGCGGCCGACGACGACTGATCGGCGACCAGCCTCATCCGTCCCACGAACGCAGCGAACGCCGTGAGCGTCGGATCGGCCGCGAGCGATCGGGTCTCTCGCCGCAAACGTTTCAACGGACACGGGCGAACCGGGGGTCGTGAATCGAACGGGGGCGATCCGAGCCCTCCCGGCGCTCCTGACCGGATCGGTCCTCGCGCTCGCCGCCGCCCACGTGGTGTTCGACGACGACCGACTCGTCATCGACCTCGCCGAGGCGTCGATCCTCGTGGTGTTCGCCGTGGCGCTGGGGTTCGTCGCGGTCCGGGTGGCTCGCGACCGGTTCGCGCCCGACCGCGTGAGCCGGGTCGTGCTCACGGGACTGGGATCGGGAATCGTCGTCGGCGCGCTCGCGGCGCTGTATCTCGCCACGCGGATCGCCGACGGCGATCCCACCACCGAGCCGATGATCGTCCTCTCGATCGGGTGGAGTCTCGGTGTCAGCGCCGGCGCGCTCGTCGGCTACTACGTCGAACGGGTTCGCCGCGAGCGCGCCGAGCAGGCGCGGTTGACCGGGCGACTCACCGTCCTCCAGCGGGTGCTCCGGCACAACATCCGCAACGAGGTCGCGATCATTCGCGGGATCGCCGCCACCGCCGCCGAGTCGACCGACGACGAGGCGCTCACGGGGAGGCTGCGGACGATGACCGACCACGTCGACCGAGTCCACGGCCTCTCCGAGAAGGCGAACACGCTGACGGAGCTGTGGAACGACGACGAGACCGTCGAGGCCGACCTCGCGGCCACCGTGCGCGCGGAGGTGTCGCGCTTTCGCGAGACCCACCCCGGAGTCGACGTGACCCTCTCGACGCCAGAGACCGCCCCGGCGACGGCACATCCCTCTGCGGCGCTCGCTGTGCGCGAGGCGCTCGACAACGCCGCCACACACAACGACGCCGGCGAACTCGCGGTCGACGCGTCAGTCTCTACCGGCTCCGAGTGGGTGACCGTCGAGGTCGCCGACGACGGGTCGAGCGTCCCCGAGGAGGACCTGGCGGCGCTTGCGGCCTCCAGGGAGTTCCCGCTTCAGCACGTCACCGGGCTCGGCCTGTGGGTGATATTCTGGGTCGTCGAGCTGTCCGGGGGACGGTTGGACATCGACAACGTCGACCCGGCCGGCGTCCGGGTCCGGATGCGATTCCGGCCGGTCGACGTCGCGACCCGGTCGTGAGCCGTCGCCGTTTGGCGGAGCCTCAGCGGTTCGCCTCCATCCACTCGACGGCGAAGTCGACCAGCGGTCGCATGCGACAGACGACGGCCTCGGCGTCGCCGACGCGTCCGCGCCACACCCGGTCGGGATCGGCCGCCTCGAACGCGGCCTCGACGTCGCGGAAGTCGTCGCGGGAGGTCGGCTCCTCGAAGGTCACCCACCGCGGCTCGCCGTCGACCAGCGCCCGCCCGCCGCTCCGTTCGGGCGGGTCGTCGAGGTCGGCTCGATACTCCGCGAGATGGAGGGAGGTGTTCGCGTCGACGCCGATCCGGACGATCAGCGCGTCTCGCTCGTACAGCCGCGCGAGCGGCGATTCCTCCCCCATCGGGGAGTCGTACGCGTGGTCCGCGACCACAGCCTCGGCCGCCGCACCCCACGCCGAGAACGACGTGGTCGGGTGGCGGCTCCGGACGGCGTCCGGGTAGGTCCGCAGGCACTCGGGGATCGCTCCCATCCCCCGCGACGGCGTCACCGCCGGTCGGTAGGGGGCCGCCTCTGCGCGGATCGTCTCGACCCAGTCGTCGGGGACCGACGGGTTCTCCCACGCCGTCGGCTCGGACAACTGCGTCGAGTGGGTCGGCACCGCGACCGTCCCGGCAGCCGTCACCGCCTCGAGCAGACCGTCGACCGCTGTCGGCGCGCCGCCGGCGACCCACCCCATCGCCGACAGCGACGAGTGCACAAGGGCGGTCTCGCCGGCGTCGACGCCCAGGTCGCGCAGGTCGGCACGGATCCGGTCGGCCGTCAGCGGCTCGTCGGTGCGCTCGACGACGTCGTGTTCGCCCATGCGACGGCGGCGGGTGCCTCGGATAAAACCCCTCGGACGGTGAGTCACTCGATCGCACAGTTGTTCGGGCCCAGCTCCGCCTCGAACGCCGTCTCGTCGTCCATCGTCGCGGTCCCGAGGTTAGCGGCGACGATCCGCTCGTGGTTCGCGGGCCGCGGCGGCAGCGACGAGGCGACCCGGTCGAGGAACGACTCGCGATCGAGCGCGAGCACGTCGAGGTCGCGAACCGCCGACAACGGGGCCGCGTAGACCGCCGGCCGTCCGTCGAGGCCTCCGGCGTCGGCGACGTCCGCAACGTGGCCGGGCGCGAGGATCGTGTCGTCGGGGAGCGCGAGCAGTCGGTCGTGGAGCGTCTCGTAGGCCCGCTCGGCCAGCCCGCGCGCACCGGACTCGCCCGCCTCCAGGTCGGGCCGGCCGACGCTCCCGAGGAACAGCGCGTCTCCGGAGAACAGCACGCTCGGGGCGTCGCCGGCGCGGTCGAGTCGAAGGCAGATCTGCTCGCTCGTGTGTCCCGGCGCGTCGACCGCGGTCAGCGTCGCGTCGCCGACGCGGATCTCGTCGCCGTCGGCGACGAGGTCGGCCGCGAACGCGAGGCCGCGCTCGCGCGCCCCCGCCGGCACGGTCGCGCGTGCGCCGGCCGCGTCCGCGACCGCACGGACGCCCGAGACGTGGTCGGCGTGGACGTGGGTGTCGACGGCGCGAACGATGGTCGCGTCGCGGGCGGCCGCGTCGGCGACGTACCGGTCGGCGAACGCCCGGAGGGGATCGATCACGACCGCGTCGTCGCCGGCGACGACCAGGTACGCGAGACAGCCGGAGGAGGGGCGCTGGTACTGGATCACCGCCAGGTCGTCGTCGTCGACGACCGGCTCGGCGAGGTACGTCTCGGCCCACGCGTCCATGCCGCCCGCGAGGTTCACAGCGTCGACGCCGGCGGCCGCGAGGTCGCTGGCCACCTCGGCGCTGGCCGCGCCGCGGCCGCAGACGACGACGATCGGCTCCGAGAGGTCGTCGGGCAATGGGTCGGTCGCGTCGCCGGTCGCCCCGGCGGCGACGAACTTCACGTGCGGCACCTGTCGGGCGGTCACGCGCCGCCCGTCGACGTGCCACGACTCGAACTCCGGGCGGTCGCGCACGTCCAGCACCGACGCGGCGTCGCCGGCGCGGAGGCGACGCGCGAGCGCCTCGGGGGCCAGTTCTCCCCCCGGCTCGACCCCGTCGAACGCGGGGGGAGCGTCGCCGGTGAGGTCGCCGCCGGGGTCGCCACCGGCGGAGTCGTCGCCGGTAGCGTCGCCTGCGCGGTCGCTCATCGAACTACCTCACTCCCGCGGCTCGAAGGCGTGTCTGACGACCTCGCTGTCGTCGTCCCACTCGAACTCGTCGTGGACGTGCTCCAGTCGGCGCTTGTACGCCTCGAGGTCCTCGGAGCCCTCAGCGCGGGCGTCCTCGTCGGTGAGGTCGCCGAGGGTTCGGCGCTCGATCGCCGTCACCTCGAACGTCGTGCCGTCGATCTCGAAGGTGTCGCCCGCCTCGGCGTAGGCGTGTCCGCGGTGCAGTTGCGTCACCTCGCCCGCGGCGGCCAGCTGCTGGACGTGGTCGTTCGGAAGGATCTCGCCGGCGTCGATGTGTGCCATGGGAGATCGATGGTGTCGCTCGGGGGAAACGTTAACGCCGCCGTGACCGACCGTCGAGTATGGACGGCGAGGCCTTCCGCGAGCGCGTCGAGTCGGCGAAGTCGACCGAGTTGGAGCGACTCGGCTCGAACAAGCTGCTCATCGCGCTCACGGACGCGACGCTGGAGCCCGAGGCCGTGTTGCGGGCGGTCGCCGACTCCGAACACGCCGCGCACGTCACCTTCTCGCAGTGGGCCGACGACGCGACCGAGGCCGGCGGGGAGAACGGCGCGGACGGCGGCGGCGACGCCGCCGCGGAGCTGTTCGGGTGGCTCGCCGACCGCGAGCGCGACCACCGCGAGCGCGTGCTCGACTCGCTGTCGGACCTCGGGGTCGAGCACGATCCGGCCGACGGCGGCACCATGCACGAGTACCTCCGCGCGCGGGAGGATCCGGTAGAACGGATCGCCGCCGGCACGGTCGGCCGCGGGCTCGTCAGCGACCGCTCGCACCTCCAGATCGTCTCCCTGTTCGTCAACGAGGGCGACGAGGCGCGCGCGGACCTCTTTCGCGACCTGCGCGCCGAGACCGAGGAGGAACTGGAGCGCGGACTGGCGCTGCTGGAGGACCTGTGCGGAGACGAGGACGGCGACGACTGGGAGCGCGCCCGGATGGTCGCGGAGTACGTCGTGCAGGTCGCCTACGACGACTACGCCGACGCGCTGACCGGGATGGGGATCGACGTGAAACCGGTGTGTTGAGCGCCGACGCCGACGAGACGCTGGAGGACATCACCGGGGTCGAGATCGCCTCACGGACGGCGACCGTCGCAGCCGGGTGGATCGACCGGTAGACCACCGTGCTGCACGTGACGTTCCGGTTCCAGCGGTGACGGGGCGGGAGCGCTGACACGCCGGTTCCGATCGCTCCCGCCTCGCCGCTTCGAATCTCGAAACCGCGTCGCCCGCGCGGTGCACCTCCGTGCAAAACCGCATGACTGCGGCCGGATAGCCGAGGCGAGCGATTGAAGGGAGGCGGCGACGGCGTATTCGGTGATGCGACACGACCACCTCCTCTCGGCGGGCCAGCTCACCCGGGAGGACATCGAGGCCGTCCTGGACCGAGCGGCCGACCTCGCGGACGACCCGGGCGCGGTCGGCGACCGCCACGCCGACCAGTTGCTCGCGCTGTGCTTCTTCGAGCCGAGCACGCGCACGAAGATGTCGTTCGACACCGCGATGAAGCGGATCGGCGGCGACACCGTCGACATGGGCACCGTCGAGTCGTCGTCGGTGAAGAAGGGCGAGTCGCTGGCGGACACGATGCGCGTCGTCGAGGGGTACGCCGACGGGATCGTCCTCCGGCACCCCAGCGAGGGCGCGGCCAAGCTCGCCTCCCAGTTCGTCGACGTGCCCGTCGTCAACGCCGGCGACGGGGCCGGACAGCACCCCAGTCAGACCCTGTTGGACCTGTACACGATGCGCGAACGCGCCGGCCTCGACGACCTCACCGTCGGGATCATGGGCGACCTGAAGTACGGGCGGACGGTCCACTCGCTGGCGTCGGCGCTCACCAACTTCGACGCGCGGATGCACTTCGTCAGCCCCGAGTCGCTGCGGCTGCCCCGCGGGGTCCAGTTCGACCTCCACGACGCCGGGGCCCGACTCAGGGAACACACCGACCTCGACGAGGTGCTCGGGGAACTGGACGTGCTGTACGTCACGCGGATCCAGCGCGAGCGCTTCCCGGACGAGAACGAGTACCAGCAGGTCGCCGGCGAGTACCAGATCGACGCCGAGACGCTCGAGCGCGCCCGCGACGACCTCACCGTGATGCACCCGCTGCCGCGGGTCGACGAGATCGCTCCGGACGTGGACGCGACCGAACACGCCGCCTACTTCGCGCAGGCGCACAACGGCGTTCCCGTGCGGATGGCGCTGCTCGACGAACTGCTCGGCGGTGATCACGGCGACGGCGACAGCGACCGCTACGGCGACGGCGACAGCGACAGCGACCGCTACGGCGACGGCGACAGCGACAGCGACCGCTACGGCGACGACGAGGACGACGGTCCCGCCGCGGCCGACGGAGGTGAGTCGCGATGAGCGACGCCCCCGACCGGGAGCTTCGCGTCTCGAAGATCCGCGACGGCACGGTCATCGACCACGTCGCCGGCGGGCAGGCCCTGAACGTCCTCGCGGTGCTCGGGATCGACGGCGACGAGGGACTGGGCGTCTCCATCGGCATGAACGTCCCCTCGGACAAACTCGGTAAGAAGGACGTGGTGAAAGTCGAGGGGCGCGAACTGAGCCAGGGAGAGGTCGACATCATCTCGCTGCTCGCGCCGGAGGCGACCGTCAACATCGTTCGGGAGTTCGCGGTGGTCGAGAAGAACCGCGTCGAGCGTCCCGAGCGCGTCGTCGGCCTGCTTGAGTGCCCCAACCACAACTGCATCACGAACGCCGACGAGCCCGTCGAGTCCGCCTTCGAGGTCGTCGAGGACGGCGTCCGCTGCGAGTTCTGCGGAGAGATCGTCCGCGAGGACATCGGCGACCACCTCGCGGTCCACTAACGTCGAGACCGATCGGAGCGACCGACCGGCTTCCGCCGGTGGGTCCCCCGCGGTCGGAAACGATTAGTGCCCGCCCGGAGAACGGACGCCCATGTCCGGAAAGTCCAAGCTGGTCGTGTTGTTCGGCGTCGTCGTCCTCCTGTACGTGCTGTTCAGCTCCGACACCGAACCGGTCGAGGTCGAAGTCGAGAGCGAGGAGTAGCGACCCCCTCCCCCGCTCGCCGGTATCGCCCGTCCGACCGCCCCGCGACCGTTTCTTCGAAACACGTACCCACACGAGCGACCAAGCACGGCCATGACCGCGTACGGCGTCGTCACGCGCAACGCCGAGGAGGTGGAGTGGACCGAGTTCGATCTGGGCTTCTACGAGGTGAAGGACGTGACCGGTCGCTCGGCGGAACCGCTCGCGACGGCCGTGAACATGGTGTCGTGTTTCGGCGACACCGCCGCCGCCGAGTCGAACCCCGATCTCGTCCCGGTCGACGGCGAGGGTCGCCCCGCCACCCGCGACCGCACCTACTTCGACTGGGCCTACATCTGTCCCACCCACGAGGAGTACCGCCGCGGGCTGCTGGAGATCGTCGACGACTGCGCGGCCGTCAACGGGGACGTTCGCCTCGACGACGTGGGGTTCCCTCGACAGGGCTACTGCCGGTGTGACCGGTGTGAACGACGGTTCGGAGACAGCGATCACGACGACTGGGAGGCGTGGC
This window encodes:
- a CDS encoding MBL fold metallo-hydrolase codes for the protein MAPEALARRLRAGDAASVLDVRDRPEFESWHVDGRRVTARQVPHVKFVAAGATGDATDPLPDDLSEPIVVVCGRGAASAEVASDLAAAGVDAVNLAGGMDAWAETYLAEPVVDDDDLAVIQYQRPSSGCLAYLVVAGDDAVVIDPLRAFADRYVADAAARDATIVRAVDTHVHADHVSGVRAVADAAGARATVPAGARERGLAFAADLVADGDEIRVGDATLTAVDAPGHTSEQICLRLDRAGDAPSVLFSGDALFLGSVGRPDLEAGESGARGLAERAYETLHDRLLALPDDTILAPGHVADVADAGGLDGRPAVYAAPLSAVRDLDVLALDRESFLDRVASSLPPRPANHERIVAANLGTATMDDETAFEAELGPNNCAIE
- a CDS encoding ASCH domain-containing protein yields the protein MAHIDAGEILPNDHVQQLAAAGEVTQLHRGHAYAEAGDTFEIDGTTFEVTAIERRTLGDLTDEDARAEGSEDLEAYKRRLEHVHDEFEWDDDSEVVRHAFEPRE
- the pyrI gene encoding aspartate carbamoyltransferase regulatory subunit, coding for MSDAPDRELRVSKIRDGTVIDHVAGGQALNVLAVLGIDGDEGLGVSIGMNVPSDKLGKKDVVKVEGRELSQGEVDIISLLAPEATVNIVREFAVVEKNRVERPERVVGLLECPNHNCITNADEPVESAFEVVEDGVRCEFCGEIVREDIGDHLAVH
- a CDS encoding rubrerythrin family protein, which codes for MDGEAFRERVESAKSTELERLGSNKLLIALTDATLEPEAVLRAVADSEHAAHVTFSQWADDATEAGGENGADGGGDAAAELFGWLADRERDHRERVLDSLSDLGVEHDPADGGTMHEYLRAREDPVERIAAGTVGRGLVSDRSHLQIVSLFVNEGDEARADLFRDLRAETEEELERGLALLEDLCGDEDGDDWERARMVAEYVVQVAYDDYADALTGMGIDVKPVC